The Burkholderia pyrrocinia genome has a segment encoding these proteins:
- the pgl gene encoding 6-phosphogluconolactonase, whose amino-acid sequence MIEIHAFDTQEAQSEALARAVGDALRAALAGPARPTLAVSGGTSPRPFLHTLSHAALDWAGVDVTLVDDRWVPEDDAASNAHLVRDTLLQHAAAPARFLPLVDTRATLDAHVAALNANAGYRVPNVAVLGMGEDGHTASIFADAPEWDHAIATPERFVAVHPGAAPHPRVSFSLDALKRVDRLFLLIAGPAKRDVLDAAAASLQKNAISQLANDKGTQLDVYWCAK is encoded by the coding sequence GTGATCGAGATCCACGCTTTCGACACCCAGGAAGCGCAAAGCGAAGCGCTCGCGCGCGCCGTCGGCGATGCGCTGCGCGCGGCGCTCGCCGGCCCCGCGCGCCCGACGCTCGCGGTGTCCGGCGGCACGAGCCCGCGCCCGTTCCTGCACACGCTGTCGCATGCGGCGCTCGACTGGGCCGGCGTCGACGTGACGCTGGTCGACGACCGCTGGGTGCCGGAGGACGACGCGGCCAGCAACGCGCACCTCGTGCGCGACACGTTGCTGCAGCACGCGGCGGCCCCTGCCCGCTTCCTGCCGCTCGTCGACACGCGCGCCACGCTCGACGCGCATGTCGCCGCCCTCAACGCGAACGCCGGCTACCGCGTGCCGAACGTCGCGGTGCTCGGCATGGGCGAGGACGGCCACACCGCGTCGATCTTCGCCGACGCACCCGAATGGGACCACGCGATCGCGACGCCCGAGCGTTTCGTCGCCGTGCATCCGGGCGCCGCGCCGCACCCGCGCGTGAGCTTTTCGCTCGATGCGCTCAAGCGCGTCGACCGGCTGTTCCTGCTGATCGCAGGCCCCGCCAAGCGCGACGTGCTCGACGCCGCGGCCGCGTCGCTGCAGAAGAACGCGATTTCCCAACTGGCCAACGACAAGGGGACCCAGCTCGATGTCTACTGGTGCGCAAAGTAA
- the zwf gene encoding glucose-6-phosphate dehydrogenase → MHTDSSFTFVLFGGTGDLSMRKILPALFEAHRANMLAESGRIVAVARHESDQAGYLEWVDTHVKPHAVKAAGKAFDETAWKSFLQRIEYVKLDLGRAEDYAVLRDAIASLPGIRVFYLATGPSLFVPICNALASVGLSEGSRIVLEKPLGYDLRSSNAINDAVGEIFAEGQIYRIDHYLGKEPVQNLLALRFGNALFEPLWRREWVESIQITIAEELGVEARGDFYDNTGALRDMVQNHLLQLLSIVAMEPPHSMDSDSVRDEKLRVLRALKPVDPRDIGKVAVRGQYHAGVIKGAQVPAYATEPGVKPDSQTETFVALKVEIENWRWAGVPFFLRTGKRLADRVAEIVVNFRPVPHSALGPTALRPGSNRLVIRLQPNETIRLYCLAKQPGEGMNLASVHLDLAFDRFFKEGQMEAYQRLLLDVINGRLALFVRRDEQEAAWRWVEPILNEWARSLKPPKPYAAGTWGPAAASAMLAQHDTCWLEEEN, encoded by the coding sequence ATGCATACCGATTCCAGCTTTACCTTCGTACTTTTCGGCGGCACCGGCGATCTGTCGATGCGCAAGATCCTGCCTGCGCTGTTCGAAGCGCACCGTGCGAACATGCTGGCGGAGAGCGGCCGGATCGTCGCGGTGGCGCGGCACGAATCGGATCAGGCGGGTTATCTCGAGTGGGTCGACACGCATGTGAAGCCGCATGCGGTCAAGGCAGCCGGCAAGGCGTTCGACGAAACCGCGTGGAAGTCCTTTCTCCAGCGCATCGAATACGTGAAGCTCGACCTCGGTCGCGCGGAAGACTACGCCGTGCTGCGCGACGCGATCGCATCGCTGCCCGGCATCCGCGTGTTCTATCTCGCGACGGGCCCGTCGCTGTTCGTGCCGATCTGCAACGCGCTCGCGTCGGTCGGCCTGAGCGAAGGCTCGCGCATCGTGCTCGAGAAGCCGCTCGGCTACGACCTGCGCTCGTCGAATGCGATCAACGACGCGGTCGGCGAGATCTTCGCGGAAGGCCAGATCTACCGGATCGACCACTACCTCGGCAAGGAGCCGGTGCAGAACCTGCTCGCGCTGCGCTTCGGCAATGCGCTGTTCGAGCCGCTGTGGCGCCGCGAATGGGTCGAGAGCATCCAGATCACGATCGCCGAGGAGCTCGGCGTCGAAGCGCGCGGCGATTTCTACGACAATACGGGCGCGCTGCGCGACATGGTGCAGAACCACCTGCTGCAACTGTTGTCGATCGTCGCGATGGAGCCGCCGCATTCGATGGATTCCGACTCGGTGCGCGACGAAAAGCTGCGCGTGCTGCGGGCGCTGAAACCGGTCGATCCGCGCGACATCGGCAAGGTTGCCGTGCGCGGCCAGTATCATGCGGGCGTGATCAAGGGCGCGCAGGTGCCGGCCTACGCGACCGAGCCGGGCGTGAAGCCCGACAGCCAGACCGAAACCTTCGTCGCGCTGAAGGTCGAGATCGAGAACTGGCGCTGGGCCGGCGTGCCGTTCTTCCTGCGCACCGGCAAGCGTCTCGCCGACCGCGTCGCGGAGATCGTCGTCAACTTCCGCCCGGTGCCGCATTCGGCGCTCGGACCGACCGCGCTGCGTCCCGGTTCGAACCGCCTCGTGATCCGGCTGCAGCCGAACGAGACGATCCGCCTGTACTGCCTCGCGAAGCAGCCCGGCGAAGGGATGAACCTCGCGAGCGTGCACCTCGACCTCGCGTTCGACCGGTTCTTCAAGGAAGGGCAGATGGAGGCGTACCAGCGCCTGCTGCTCGACGTGATCAACGGCCGGCTCGCGCTGTTCGTGCGTCGCGACGAACAGGAAGCCGCATGGCGCTGGGTCGAGCCGATCCTGAACGAATGGGCGCGCTCGCTGAAGCCGCCGAAGCCGTACGCGGCGGGCACGTGGGGGCCGGCCGCGGCGAGCGCGATGCTCGCGCAGCACGACACCTGCTGGCTCGAAGAAGAAAACTGA
- a CDS encoding ABC transporter substrate-binding protein, with protein sequence MKVRSIMGALCAAGLMAGAVAAQAAENVTVLHWWTSGGESKAVGVLKDDLQKQGYVWKDFAVAGGAGAAAMTALKTKVISGDTPSAAQIKGPLIQDWADQGVLVNIDSAAGDWKQNLPPEIDKIIKYKGHTVAAPFSVHRVNWLYINKAALDKIGAKVPTTWPEFFAVADKLKAAGIQPVAMGGQPWQDLTLWEDVVLSQGPAFYKKALVDLDQATLTSPQMLSVFDTVRKIQGYFDTGRNGRDWNLATAMVINGKAGMQFMGDWAKGEFENAGKKAGKDYICAAVPGTANSYTFNVDSFVFFQQKGEKAATAGQVALAKTIMTPDFQEQFSLLKGSVPVRLGVKMDKFDDCAKKSYADEQTAIKSGGFVPSLAHGMAQSDATAGAITDVVTKFMNSQQDSKSAVAALAKAAKVK encoded by the coding sequence ATGAAAGTTCGCTCGATCATGGGCGCGCTCTGCGCGGCAGGTCTGATGGCTGGCGCCGTGGCGGCGCAGGCAGCCGAGAATGTAACGGTGCTGCACTGGTGGACCTCGGGCGGCGAGTCGAAGGCCGTCGGCGTGCTGAAGGACGACCTGCAGAAGCAGGGCTACGTGTGGAAGGACTTCGCGGTCGCGGGCGGCGCCGGCGCCGCGGCGATGACCGCGCTGAAGACCAAGGTGATCAGCGGCGACACACCGTCGGCCGCGCAGATCAAGGGTCCGCTGATCCAGGACTGGGCCGACCAGGGCGTGCTCGTCAACATCGATTCCGCCGCCGGCGACTGGAAGCAGAACCTGCCGCCGGAAATCGACAAGATCATCAAGTACAAGGGCCACACCGTCGCCGCGCCGTTCTCGGTGCACCGCGTGAACTGGCTGTACATCAACAAGGCCGCGCTCGACAAGATCGGCGCGAAGGTGCCGACCACCTGGCCTGAATTCTTCGCGGTGGCCGACAAGCTGAAGGCCGCGGGCATCCAGCCGGTCGCGATGGGCGGCCAGCCGTGGCAGGACCTGACGCTGTGGGAAGACGTCGTGCTGTCGCAGGGCCCGGCGTTCTACAAGAAGGCGCTGGTCGACCTCGACCAGGCGACGCTGACGTCGCCGCAGATGCTGTCCGTGTTCGACACGGTGCGCAAGATCCAGGGCTACTTCGATACCGGCCGTAACGGCCGCGACTGGAACCTTGCGACCGCGATGGTCATCAACGGCAAGGCCGGCATGCAGTTCATGGGCGACTGGGCGAAGGGCGAGTTCGAGAACGCGGGCAAGAAGGCGGGCAAGGACTACATCTGCGCGGCGGTGCCGGGCACCGCGAATTCGTACACGTTCAACGTCGATTCGTTCGTGTTCTTCCAGCAGAAGGGCGAGAAGGCCGCGACGGCGGGCCAGGTCGCGCTCGCGAAGACGATCATGACGCCGGACTTCCAGGAGCAGTTCAGCCTGCTGAAGGGCTCGGTGCCCGTGCGCCTCGGCGTGAAGATGGACAAGTTCGACGACTGCGCGAAGAAGTCGTATGCCGACGAGCAGACCGCGATCAAGTCGGGCGGCTTCGTGCCGTCGCTCGCGCACGGGATGGCGCAAAGCGATGCGACCGCCGGCGCGATCACGGACGTCGTGACGAAGTTCATGAACTCGCAGCAGGATTCGAAGAGCGCGGTCGCCGCGCTCGCGAAGGCCGCGAAGGTCAAGTAA
- a CDS encoding carbohydrate ABC transporter permease yields the protein MAAPLSGNGSGGADARRTSPMSAFADRWIPKLVLAPSVAIAVVFIYGFILITGYLSLTNSRLLPNYEFDGFGRYSDLFQNDVWWTSAANLGWFGIPFIAVCVSLGLFLAILLDQRIRNEGALRAIFLYPMALSFIVTGTAWQWILNPGLGLEKVMHDWGWTSFSFDWLGDPDKAIFCVVIAAVWQSTGFVMALFLAGLRGVDAEIFKAAQVDGATLPTIYRKIVIPSMRPVFFSVLLILCHITIKTFDLVVALTAGGPGTSSSLPAMFMYTFSFNRGQLGLGAASSVMMLATVVAVLVPLMYMESRSTRNAA from the coding sequence GTGGCTGCCCCTCTTAGCGGAAACGGATCCGGTGGTGCCGATGCACGGCGTACGTCGCCGATGTCGGCCTTCGCCGATCGCTGGATTCCGAAGCTCGTGCTCGCGCCGAGCGTCGCGATCGCCGTGGTGTTCATCTACGGCTTCATCCTGATTACCGGCTATCTGTCGCTGACCAACTCGCGGCTGTTGCCGAACTACGAATTCGACGGTTTCGGCCGTTATTCGGACCTGTTCCAGAACGACGTGTGGTGGACGTCCGCCGCGAACCTCGGCTGGTTCGGGATTCCGTTCATCGCGGTCTGCGTGTCGCTCGGGTTGTTCCTCGCGATCCTGCTCGACCAGCGGATCCGCAACGAAGGCGCGCTGCGCGCGATCTTCCTATACCCGATGGCGCTGTCGTTCATCGTCACCGGCACCGCGTGGCAGTGGATCCTGAACCCGGGCCTCGGCCTCGAGAAGGTGATGCACGACTGGGGCTGGACGAGCTTCTCGTTTGACTGGCTCGGCGATCCGGACAAGGCGATCTTCTGCGTGGTGATCGCGGCCGTATGGCAGTCGACCGGGTTTGTGATGGCGCTGTTCCTCGCGGGGCTGCGCGGCGTCGATGCCGAGATCTTCAAGGCCGCGCAGGTCGACGGCGCGACGTTGCCGACCATCTACCGCAAGATCGTGATCCCGAGCATGCGCCCGGTGTTCTTCTCGGTGCTGCTGATCCTGTGCCACATCACGATCAAGACCTTCGACCTCGTCGTCGCGCTGACGGCGGGCGGCCCGGGCACGTCGTCGTCGCTGCCGGCGATGTTCATGTATACGTTTTCGTTCAACCGCGGTCAGCTCGGGCTCGGCGCGGCGTCGTCGGTGATGATGCTCGCGACCGTGGTCGCGGTGCTGGTGCCGCTGATGTATATGGAATCGAGGAGCACCCGCAATGCAGCCTAA
- a CDS encoding carbohydrate ABC transporter permease translates to MQPKMTISRAVIYAALILFALYFLFPIYVMLSTSFKDLDQLRTGNLLTPPTSWTVDPWVKAWSGACTGVRCDGMKPFFLNSLQMVIPAVLISSLIGAFNGYVLTHWRFRGADALFTMMLVGCFIPFQVILLPMARLQGMLGLANTIPGLVFVHVVYGIAFTTMFFRNFYVSVPSELVKAARIDGAGFFTIFTKILLPVSLPIFMVCLIWQFTQIWNDFLFGIVFSGVDSMPITVALNNLVNTSTGVKEYNVDMAGAIIAALPTLLVYIVAGRYFVRGLTAGAVKG, encoded by the coding sequence ATGCAGCCTAAGATGACGATCAGCCGGGCAGTGATCTACGCGGCGCTGATCCTGTTCGCGCTGTATTTCCTGTTCCCGATCTACGTGATGCTGTCGACGTCGTTCAAGGACCTCGACCAGTTGCGCACCGGCAACCTGCTGACGCCGCCCACCAGCTGGACCGTCGATCCGTGGGTGAAGGCGTGGAGCGGTGCGTGTACCGGCGTGCGTTGCGACGGGATGAAGCCGTTCTTCCTGAACTCGCTGCAGATGGTGATCCCGGCCGTGCTGATCTCGTCGCTGATCGGTGCGTTCAACGGCTACGTGCTCACGCACTGGCGCTTTCGCGGCGCGGACGCGCTGTTCACGATGATGCTGGTCGGCTGCTTCATCCCGTTCCAGGTGATCCTGCTGCCGATGGCGCGCCTGCAGGGGATGCTCGGCCTCGCCAATACGATTCCCGGCCTCGTGTTCGTGCACGTCGTGTACGGGATCGCGTTCACGACGATGTTCTTCCGCAACTTCTACGTGAGCGTGCCGTCCGAGCTCGTGAAGGCCGCGCGCATCGACGGCGCGGGCTTCTTCACGATCTTCACGAAGATCCTGCTGCCCGTGTCGCTGCCGATCTTCATGGTGTGCCTGATCTGGCAATTCACGCAGATCTGGAACGACTTCCTGTTCGGGATCGTGTTCTCCGGCGTCGATTCGATGCCGATCACGGTGGCGCTGAACAACCTCGTCAACACGTCGACGGGCGTGAAGGAGTACAACGTCGACATGGCCGGCGCGATCATCGCCGCGCTGCCGACGCTGCTCGTGTACATCGTCGCCGGCCGCTACTTCGTGCGCGGGCTGACGGCGGGCGCGGTGAAGGGGTAG
- a CDS encoding ABC transporter ATP-binding protein, with the protein MASLSIRDVYKTYPNGVPVLKGVDIEIEDGQFLILVGGSGCGKSTLLNMIAGLETVTSGEICIDGKVVNDLSPKDRDIAMVFQSYALYPSMTVRENISFGLNIRKVPKSEQQQIVDRVSQMLQIQHLLDRKPGQLSGGQRQRVAMGRALARDPSLFLFDEPLSNLDAKLRIEMRAEIKLLHQRLGTTIVYVTHDQIEAMTLGDRIAVMKDGVVQQFGAPQEIYDSPSNLFVAGFIGAPPMNFINGKLVEQGSGIALEIDTGLARSALKLPFDAKRMNGHVGREVILGLRPERITDARNAHNGEASSLQPIDVRVDVTEPTGPDTHVFAQVNGKRIVSRVHPAANPQPGQTQSLLFDVSKAVLFDPASEERIA; encoded by the coding sequence ATGGCAAGCCTTTCCATCCGTGACGTGTACAAGACCTACCCGAACGGGGTGCCGGTCCTGAAGGGTGTCGACATCGAGATCGAGGACGGACAGTTCCTGATCCTGGTCGGCGGTTCGGGCTGCGGGAAATCGACGCTGCTCAACATGATCGCCGGGCTCGAGACCGTGACGAGCGGCGAGATCTGCATCGACGGCAAGGTCGTCAACGACCTGTCGCCGAAGGATCGCGACATCGCGATGGTGTTCCAGTCGTACGCGCTGTATCCGTCGATGACGGTGCGCGAGAACATCTCGTTCGGCCTGAACATCCGCAAGGTGCCGAAAAGCGAGCAGCAGCAGATCGTCGACCGCGTGTCGCAGATGCTGCAGATCCAGCACCTGCTCGACCGCAAGCCGGGCCAGTTGTCGGGCGGCCAGCGCCAGCGCGTCGCGATGGGCCGCGCGCTCGCGCGCGATCCGTCGCTGTTCCTGTTCGACGAGCCGTTGTCGAACCTCGACGCGAAGCTGCGCATCGAGATGCGCGCGGAAATCAAGCTGCTGCACCAGCGCCTCGGCACGACGATCGTCTACGTGACGCACGACCAGATCGAGGCGATGACGCTCGGCGACCGGATCGCGGTGATGAAGGACGGCGTGGTCCAGCAGTTCGGCGCGCCGCAGGAGATCTACGATTCGCCGTCGAACCTGTTCGTCGCGGGCTTCATCGGCGCGCCGCCGATGAACTTCATCAACGGCAAGCTGGTCGAGCAGGGCAGCGGGATCGCGCTCGAGATCGACACGGGCCTCGCGCGCAGCGCGCTGAAGCTGCCGTTCGACGCGAAGCGGATGAACGGCCACGTCGGCCGCGAGGTGATCCTCGGCCTGCGTCCGGAGCGCATCACCGACGCACGCAACGCGCACAACGGCGAGGCGTCGAGCCTGCAGCCGATCGACGTGCGCGTCGACGTGACCGAGCCGACCGGGCCGGATACGCACGTGTTCGCGCAGGTGAACGGCAAGCGCATCGTGAGCCGCGTGCATCCGGCCGCGAACCCGCAGCCGGGACAGACGCAGTCGCTGCTGTTCGACGTGTCGAAGGCCGTGCTGTTCGATCCGGCGTCGGAAGAGCGGATCGCGTGA
- a CDS encoding trimeric intracellular cation channel family protein, translating to MPHPRLTLAIAVLEAIATLAFAISGFIEARKNRLDSVGTFVVALATAFGGGTLRDILLERRPFYWVVHDDYVIAIFVLALFAPFVLRMLSRLSAERLLLVADAIGLGIFSISGTAIALDAEMPRFIAVMMGVITGVVGGIVRDVLCNDIPLILRDSRPYATCAFVGCWFYLLLVWLQFDSVYSVLLATGFILAARLATFKFDVRLPH from the coding sequence GTGCCGCATCCTAGGCTGACGCTCGCGATCGCCGTACTGGAGGCGATCGCCACGCTGGCATTTGCGATTTCGGGTTTCATCGAGGCGCGCAAGAACCGCCTCGACTCGGTCGGCACGTTCGTCGTCGCACTCGCCACCGCGTTCGGCGGCGGCACGCTGCGCGACATCCTGCTCGAGCGCCGGCCGTTCTACTGGGTCGTGCACGACGACTACGTGATCGCGATCTTCGTGCTCGCGCTGTTCGCGCCGTTCGTGCTGCGGATGCTGTCGCGACTGTCGGCCGAGCGGCTGCTGCTGGTCGCCGACGCGATCGGGCTCGGCATCTTCAGCATCTCGGGCACGGCGATCGCGCTCGATGCCGAAATGCCGCGCTTCATCGCGGTGATGATGGGCGTGATCACGGGCGTGGTGGGCGGAATCGTGCGCGACGTGCTGTGCAACGACATCCCGCTGATCCTGCGCGATTCTCGGCCGTACGCGACCTGCGCGTTCGTCGGCTGCTGGTTCTACCTGCTGCTCGTGTGGCTGCAGTTCGACTCGGTGTACAGCGTGCTGCTCGCGACCGGCTTCATCCTCGCCGCGCGGCTCGCGACGTTCAAGTTCGACGTGCGGCTGCCGCACTGA
- a CDS encoding Smr/MutS family protein, whose amino-acid sequence MAKNQPHPSDPAKRQIAARPSNPAPAAPPPAPDPAALRGQGLAGLGALRANLKGEAERRERTRIETAKAERKAEADANLFRNEIGAIQPLNAPPRAKSGRTPPDPVPKQTQRDEEDVLNATLSDEFDPETLLDSDDSLYYHRPGISRDVVRKLRSGAWIVQAQLDLHGMRRDEARDALAEFIRDAGKKGLRCLRVIHGKGLGSIGKEPVLKGKVRAWLVQKEEVIAFCEARGNDGGAGAVLVLLQPLAAPADRGPRAAS is encoded by the coding sequence ATGGCGAAGAACCAGCCCCATCCGAGCGATCCCGCGAAGCGGCAGATCGCCGCCCGTCCCTCGAACCCCGCGCCGGCCGCCCCGCCGCCCGCGCCCGATCCGGCCGCATTGCGCGGCCAGGGCCTCGCCGGCCTCGGCGCGCTACGCGCGAACCTGAAGGGCGAAGCCGAGCGCCGCGAACGCACGCGCATCGAAACCGCGAAGGCCGAGCGCAAGGCGGAAGCCGACGCGAACCTGTTCCGCAACGAGATCGGCGCGATCCAGCCGCTGAACGCGCCGCCGCGCGCGAAGTCCGGCCGCACGCCGCCCGACCCGGTGCCGAAACAGACGCAGCGCGACGAGGAAGACGTGCTGAACGCGACGTTGTCCGACGAATTCGATCCCGAGACGCTGCTCGACAGCGACGACTCGCTGTATTACCACCGCCCCGGCATCAGCCGCGACGTCGTGCGCAAGCTGAGGAGCGGCGCGTGGATCGTGCAGGCGCAGCTCGACCTGCACGGGATGCGCCGCGACGAGGCACGCGACGCGCTTGCCGAATTCATCCGCGACGCCGGCAAGAAGGGGCTGCGCTGCCTGCGCGTGATCCACGGCAAGGGGCTCGGCTCGATCGGCAAGGAACCCGTGCTGAAAGGCAAGGTGCGCGCGTGGCTCGTGCAGAAGGAAGAAGTGATCGCGTTCTGCGAGGCGCGCGGCAACGACGGCGGCGCAGGCGCAGTGCTCGTGCTGCTGCAGCCGCTCGCGGCGCCCGCCGACCGGGGGCCGCGTGCCGCATCCTAG
- the trxB gene encoding thioredoxin-disulfide reductase: MSTPKHAKVLILGSGPAGYTAAVYAARANLSPVLVTGIAQGGQLMTTTDVENWPADAQGVQGPELMARFLEHAERFNTEIVFDHIHTAKLHEQPIRLIGDSGEYTCDSLIIATGASAQYLGLPSEEAFMGKGVSACATCDGFFYRGQEVAVIGGGNTAVEEALYLTGIAKKVTVIHRRDKFRAEPILIDRLLEKEKEGAVVIKWDHVLDEVTGADSGVTGLRIKNVKTGATEDLNVQGVFVAIGHKPNTDLFQGQLEMKDGYILTKSGLHGNATSTSVAGVFAAGDVQDNVYRQAITSAGTGCMAALDAQRYLESLHDKK, encoded by the coding sequence ATGTCCACGCCCAAACACGCCAAAGTCCTGATTCTCGGTTCCGGCCCCGCCGGCTACACGGCTGCCGTCTACGCGGCACGCGCCAACCTGTCCCCGGTGCTGGTCACCGGCATCGCGCAGGGCGGCCAGCTGATGACCACGACCGATGTCGAAAACTGGCCGGCAGACGCGCAAGGCGTGCAGGGTCCGGAGCTGATGGCGCGCTTCCTCGAGCACGCCGAGCGCTTCAACACCGAAATCGTCTTCGACCACATCCACACCGCGAAACTGCACGAGCAGCCGATCCGCCTGATCGGCGACTCGGGCGAATACACGTGCGACTCGCTGATCATCGCGACCGGCGCGTCCGCGCAGTATCTCGGCCTGCCGTCCGAGGAAGCGTTCATGGGCAAGGGCGTGTCGGCCTGCGCAACCTGCGACGGCTTCTTCTACCGCGGCCAGGAAGTCGCGGTGATCGGCGGCGGCAACACGGCCGTCGAGGAAGCGCTCTACCTGACGGGCATCGCGAAGAAGGTCACGGTGATCCACCGCCGCGACAAGTTCCGCGCGGAGCCGATCCTGATCGACCGCCTGCTGGAGAAGGAAAAGGAAGGTGCCGTCGTGATCAAGTGGGATCACGTGCTCGACGAAGTGACGGGCGCCGATTCGGGCGTCACGGGCCTGCGCATCAAGAACGTGAAGACCGGCGCGACGGAAGACCTGAACGTGCAGGGCGTGTTCGTCGCGATCGGCCACAAGCCGAACACCGACCTGTTCCAGGGCCAGCTCGAGATGAAGGACGGCTACATCCTGACGAAGAGCGGCCTGCACGGCAACGCGACGTCGACGAGCGTCGCGGGCGTGTTCGCCGCGGGCGACGTGCAGGACAACGTGTACCGCCAGGCGATCACGAGCGCGGGCACGGGCTGCATGGCCGCGCTCGACGCGCAGCGCTACCTCGAAAGCCTGCACGACAAGAAGTAA